A DNA window from Streptomyces parvus contains the following coding sequences:
- a CDS encoding DUF4235 domain-containing protein: MKASKLAYKPMGFALGAVSGMIASAVFKQTWKVIEGEGDAPDALDEDRPWRQILLAAAVQGAIFAVVKATVERSGAQAARRVTGTWPA, from the coding sequence GTGAAGGCGTCCAAGCTCGCCTACAAGCCGATGGGGTTCGCTCTCGGCGCGGTCAGCGGCATGATCGCGAGCGCCGTGTTCAAACAGACGTGGAAGGTCATCGAAGGCGAGGGCGACGCCCCCGACGCCCTCGACGAGGACCGTCCGTGGCGCCAGATCCTTCTCGCCGCCGCCGTACAGGGCGCGATCTTCGCCGTGGTCAAGGCCACCGTCGAACGCTCGGGCGCCCAGGCGGCCCGGCGCGTCACAGGCACCTGGCCGGCGTGA
- the nuoN gene encoding NADH-quinone oxidoreductase subunit NuoN yields MSATAVHSLWTTASGVTAAAPGDSFTAPKIEYTQLMPVLIIVVAAVLGILVEAFVPRRARYHTQLFLTVVAVAASFAAIVGLAAGGYGTTKARIAAMGAIAIDGPTLFLQGTILLVAMVAVFTFAERRLDPSSHGNRVDSFAAQPGAVPGGEGEKAAVRAGFTTTEVFPLLLFSVAGLLVFPAANDLLTLFIALEVFSLPLYLLCAVARRKRLMSQEAAVKYFLLGAFSSAFLLFGIALIYGYAGSLSYAEIANVVDGSVLEIDPALADTMGNDALLLIGGAMILTGLLFKVGAVPFHMWTPDVYQGAPTPVTGFMAAATKVAAFGALLRLLYVALPGLTWDLRPVMWAVAIVTMLGGAIVAITQTDIKRLLAYSSIAHAGFILAGVIAANPEGISSVLFYLLAYSFVTVGAFAVVTLVRDAGGEATHLSKWAGLGRRSPLVAAVFAVFLLAFAGIPLTSGFSGKFAVFKAAAEGGAGALVVVGVISSAVAAFFYIRVIVLMFFSEPKADGPTVAVPSPLTMTTIAVGVVVTLVLGLAPQYFLDLAGQAGVFVR; encoded by the coding sequence GTGAGCGCAACAGCTGTCCACAGTCTGTGGACGACGGCGAGCGGGGTGACAGCGGCGGCGCCGGGCGACTCGTTCACGGCGCCGAAGATCGAGTACACCCAGCTGATGCCGGTCCTGATCATCGTGGTCGCCGCCGTCCTGGGCATCCTGGTCGAGGCCTTCGTGCCGCGCCGGGCCCGCTACCACACCCAGCTCTTCCTGACCGTGGTGGCGGTCGCCGCGTCGTTCGCCGCGATCGTCGGCCTGGCCGCCGGGGGATACGGCACCACGAAGGCCCGGATCGCGGCCATGGGCGCCATCGCGATCGACGGCCCCACCCTGTTCCTGCAAGGCACCATTCTCCTGGTCGCCATGGTGGCGGTGTTCACCTTCGCCGAACGCCGGCTCGACCCCAGCAGTCACGGCAACCGCGTCGACTCGTTCGCCGCCCAGCCCGGGGCCGTACCGGGCGGCGAAGGCGAGAAGGCCGCGGTCCGGGCCGGGTTCACCACCACCGAGGTCTTCCCGCTGCTCCTGTTCTCGGTGGCGGGGCTGCTGGTCTTCCCGGCCGCCAACGACCTGCTGACCCTCTTCATCGCCCTGGAAGTCTTCTCGCTCCCGCTCTACCTCCTGTGCGCCGTCGCCCGCCGCAAGCGGCTGATGTCGCAGGAGGCGGCCGTGAAGTACTTCCTGCTCGGCGCGTTCTCCTCGGCGTTCCTCCTCTTCGGGATCGCCCTCATCTACGGCTACGCGGGCTCCCTCTCGTACGCCGAGATCGCCAACGTGGTCGACGGCTCGGTCCTGGAGATCGACCCGGCCCTGGCCGACACCATGGGCAACGACGCGCTGCTGCTCATCGGCGGCGCGATGATCCTGACCGGCCTGCTCTTCAAGGTCGGCGCGGTCCCGTTCCACATGTGGACCCCGGACGTCTACCAGGGCGCCCCGACCCCGGTCACCGGCTTCATGGCCGCCGCGACGAAGGTCGCCGCGTTCGGTGCGCTGCTGCGCCTGCTGTACGTGGCGCTGCCGGGCCTCACCTGGGACCTGCGGCCGGTCATGTGGGCGGTGGCGATCGTCACGATGCTGGGCGGCGCGATCGTCGCGATCACCCAGACCGACATCAAGCGGCTGCTGGCCTACTCCTCGATCGCGCACGCGGGCTTCATCCTCGCGGGCGTCATCGCGGCCAACCCGGAGGGCATCTCCTCGGTCCTCTTCTACCTGCTCGCCTACTCCTTCGTGACGGTCGGCGCGTTCGCCGTGGTCACGCTGGTGCGGGACGCGGGCGGGGAGGCCACCCACCTGTCGAAGTGGGCCGGCCTCGGCCGCCGCTCGCCGCTGGTGGCGGCGGTCTTCGCGGTGTTCCTGCTGGCCTTCGCGGGCATCCCGCTGACCTCCGGGTTCTCCGGCAAGTTCGCGGTGTTCAAGGCGGCAGCCGAGGGCGGGGCCGGGGCGCTGGTCGTCGTCGGTGTGATCTCGTCGGCCGTCGCGGCGTTCTTCTACATCCGTGTGATCGTCCTCATGTTCTTCAGCGAGCCGAAGGCGGACGGCCCCACGGTCGCCGTCCCGTCCCCGCTGACCATGACGACGATCGCGGTCGGCGTCGTCGTCACCCTGGTGCTGGGCCTGGCCCCGCAGTACTTCCTGGACCTGGCCGGCCAGGCGGGGGTCTTCGTGCGGTAG
- a CDS encoding GPP34 family phosphoprotein, giving the protein MTQDTSALTLPEELLLLTLDPERGKPLCDRAYLRYGTAGAVLAELELQGRIREERGRVQVVDPLDPAHPLLASLLRTLDPPPDKKKRFRPGTSAKSWIRLHGRNAEERHLDHLVERGLLRRETRRFLGLFPYQRHFPGDPDLTGATRWRFGQAEARGFPDQRSRALAGLVSAAGLAGTLTTAGREGRSAMKTVRRALWFASAVHHNVRQNQSSGGSGDGGGWSDGGGGGCGGGGD; this is encoded by the coding sequence ATGACGCAGGACACCTCCGCCCTGACCCTGCCCGAGGAACTGCTCCTGCTGACGCTGGACCCCGAGCGCGGCAAACCGCTCTGCGACCGCGCGTATCTGCGGTACGGCACGGCGGGCGCGGTCCTCGCCGAGCTGGAGCTCCAGGGCCGGATACGCGAGGAGCGCGGCCGGGTCCAGGTGGTCGACCCCCTGGACCCGGCCCACCCGCTGCTCGCCTCGCTGCTGCGCACGCTCGACCCGCCGCCCGACAAGAAGAAGCGCTTCCGCCCGGGGACCAGCGCCAAGAGCTGGATCCGGCTGCACGGCCGCAACGCCGAGGAACGCCACCTGGACCACCTGGTGGAACGCGGCCTCCTGCGCCGCGAGACCCGCCGCTTCCTGGGCCTCTTCCCCTACCAGCGCCACTTCCCGGGCGACCCCGACCTGACCGGCGCGACCCGCTGGCGCTTCGGCCAGGCGGAGGCCCGGGGCTTCCCGGACCAGCGCAGCCGCGCCCTGGCCGGGCTCGTCTCGGCGGCCGGCCTCGCCGGCACCCTCACCACCGCCGGCCGCGAAGGCCGCTCCGCGATGAAGACCGTACGCCGCGCCCTGTGGTTCGCCTCGGCGGTCCACCACAACGTCCGCCAGAACCAGTCCAGCGGCGGGAGCGGCGACGGCGGAGGCTGGAGCGACGGAGGCGGGGGCGGCTGCGGAGGCGGCGGGGACTGA
- the fahA gene encoding fumarylacetoacetase: MPEQSSPLDLAEGDPFGPHNLPYGVFSTPDHPDVRRVGVRIGNHVLDAGAAAHALGSPYAGLLAQPSLMPLLAAGRTAWSDVRRALTAWLTVPAHRADIEPLLHPVDAVTLHLPYEVADYVDFYASEHHATNVGRIFRPDGDALTPNWKHLPIGYHGRSGTVVVSGTDVVRPSGQRKTPTDPAPVFGPSVKLDIEAEVGFVVGVPSAHGTPVPLADFREHVFGLSLLNDWSARDLQAWEYVPLGPFLGKSFATSVSAWVTPLEALDAARTAPPARDVPLLPYLDDAEDEEPGGFDIRITVEINGRAVAEPPFASMYWTAAQQLAHMTVNGASLRTGDLYGSGTVSGPEPAQRGSLLELTWNGRDALELTEGKRTFLEDGDTVTLTAWAPGPHGTRVGLGDVTGRIVTAP, encoded by the coding sequence ATGCCCGAGCAGAGCAGTCCGCTCGATCTGGCCGAGGGCGACCCCTTCGGCCCGCACAACCTTCCGTACGGTGTGTTCTCCACCCCCGACCACCCCGACGTCCGCCGGGTCGGCGTCCGTATCGGAAACCACGTCCTGGACGCCGGGGCCGCCGCCCACGCGCTGGGCTCCCCCTACGCGGGACTGCTGGCCCAGCCGAGCCTGATGCCGCTGCTCGCGGCGGGCCGCACCGCCTGGAGCGATGTGCGCCGCGCGCTCACCGCCTGGCTGACCGTCCCCGCCCACCGCGCGGACATCGAGCCGCTGCTGCACCCGGTGGACGCGGTCACCCTGCACCTGCCGTACGAGGTGGCGGACTACGTCGACTTCTACGCCAGCGAGCACCACGCCACCAACGTCGGCAGGATCTTCCGGCCGGACGGCGACGCGCTGACCCCCAACTGGAAGCACCTGCCGATCGGTTACCACGGCCGCTCCGGCACCGTCGTGGTCTCCGGCACCGACGTCGTACGCCCCAGCGGCCAGCGCAAGACCCCCACCGACCCGGCCCCCGTCTTCGGGCCCTCGGTGAAGCTCGACATCGAGGCCGAGGTCGGCTTCGTCGTCGGCGTCCCCTCCGCGCACGGCACCCCGGTCCCGCTGGCCGACTTCCGCGAGCACGTCTTCGGGCTCTCGCTCCTCAACGACTGGTCCGCGCGCGACCTCCAGGCCTGGGAGTACGTGCCGCTCGGCCCGTTCCTCGGCAAGTCCTTCGCCACCTCCGTCTCCGCCTGGGTCACCCCGCTGGAGGCCCTGGACGCGGCCCGCACCGCCCCGCCCGCCCGGGACGTCCCGCTCCTTCCCTACCTCGACGACGCCGAGGACGAGGAGCCGGGCGGCTTCGACATCCGGATCACCGTCGAGATCAACGGCCGGGCCGTCGCCGAGCCGCCGTTCGCCTCGATGTACTGGACGGCGGCCCAGCAGCTCGCGCACATGACGGTCAACGGCGCGTCGCTGCGCACCGGCGACCTGTACGGCTCCGGCACGGTCAGCGGCCCCGAGCCGGCCCAGCGCGGCTCGCTCCTGGAGCTGACCTGGAACGGCCGCGACGCGCTCGAACTGACCGAGGGCAAGCGGACGTTCCTGGAGGACGGCGACACGGTCACGCTGACCGCCTGGGCCCCCGGCCCGCACGGCACCCGCGTGGGCCTCGGTGACGTCACCGGAAGGATCGTCACCGCGCCATGA
- a CDS encoding DUF3618 domain-containing protein, whose amino-acid sequence MNDESQNTMGSPTPEELRQQVESTRDELGRTVEALAGKADVKAQAKEKAATAKKQAAEKTAELKEQAAEKSAELRELAAEKTAAVKEHAASATAQIREKTAQAAQAVKDRTPDPVQEKTAQAATQVRESAARAGQFAVDRTPDPLLEKADRAAKGARANRAPLLAGGALLVAFLLIRRGRGGKK is encoded by the coding sequence ATGAACGACGAGTCGCAGAACACGATGGGTTCGCCCACCCCCGAGGAACTGCGCCAGCAGGTCGAGAGCACGCGCGACGAACTCGGCCGGACCGTCGAGGCATTGGCGGGCAAGGCCGACGTCAAGGCGCAGGCGAAGGAGAAGGCCGCGACGGCGAAGAAGCAGGCCGCCGAGAAGACGGCCGAGCTGAAGGAGCAGGCCGCGGAGAAGTCTGCCGAACTGAGGGAGCTGGCCGCCGAGAAGACCGCGGCGGTCAAGGAACACGCCGCGTCGGCCACCGCCCAGATCCGGGAGAAGACAGCGCAGGCCGCACAGGCGGTGAAGGACAGGACTCCGGACCCCGTGCAGGAGAAGACCGCACAGGCCGCCACGCAGGTGCGTGAAAGCGCGGCCCGGGCCGGGCAGTTCGCGGTGGACCGGACCCCCGACCCGCTGCTGGAGAAGGCGGACCGCGCCGCGAAGGGCGCCCGCGCCAACCGGGCCCCGCTCCTCGCCGGAGGCGCACTGCTGGTCGCCTTCCTGCTGATACGCCGCGGCCGGGGAGGTAAGAAGTGA
- the recQ gene encoding DNA helicase RecQ translates to MDQTTGTVTDTGAGGESEARRTLHRVFGYESFRGEQGAIIEHVVAGGDAVVLMPTGGGKSLCYQIPSLVRRGTGIVVSPLIALMQDQVDALRALGVRAGFMNSTQDFDERRSMEAQFLAGELDILYLAPERLRLDSTLSLLARGEVSVFAIDEAHCVAQWGHDFRPDYLALSVLGERWPDVPRIALTATATNATHEEITRRLGMPDAKHFVASFDRPNIQYRIVPKADPKKQLLSFLKEEHDGDAGIVYCLSRNSTEKTAEYLTRNGIDAVPYHAGLDASTRAAHQARFLREEGLVVVATIAFGMGIDKPDVRFVAHIDLPKSVEGYYQETGRAGRDGEPSTAWMAYGLQDVVQQRKLIQGGEGDEAFRRRAASHLDSMLALCETVQCRRAQLLTYFGQEPTASACGNCDTCLTPPETWDGTIVSQKLLSTVVRLKRERNQKFGAGQIIDILLGRKTAKVIQFDHDQLSVFGIGEELAEAEWRGVVRQLLAQGLLAVEGEYGTLVLTEESATVLGREREVLLRKEPKKPTSRSSSSAGGGRGAKGKAAAADLPESAVPVFEALRAWRGATAKEQGVPAYVIFHDATLREIATLHPTTVGELGGISGLGEKKLATYGEGVLEVLAQTSPAAAPQTPAAPAPATGTASPARTATPAAPQHGDPEFTWDEEPPEYE, encoded by the coding sequence ATGGACCAGACCACCGGCACGGTGACCGACACCGGCGCGGGCGGCGAGAGCGAGGCGCGGCGGACGCTGCACCGCGTCTTCGGGTACGAGTCGTTCCGCGGCGAGCAGGGCGCGATCATCGAGCATGTGGTGGCGGGCGGCGACGCGGTCGTGCTCATGCCCACCGGCGGTGGAAAGTCCCTCTGCTACCAGATCCCGTCCCTGGTCCGGCGGGGCACCGGCATCGTCGTCTCCCCGCTGATCGCCCTCATGCAGGACCAGGTCGACGCCCTGCGGGCGCTCGGCGTCCGGGCCGGCTTCATGAACTCCACGCAGGACTTCGACGAGCGCCGCTCGATGGAGGCGCAGTTCCTCGCGGGCGAGCTGGACATCCTCTACCTGGCGCCCGAGCGGCTGCGCCTGGACTCCACGCTCTCCCTGCTGGCCCGGGGCGAGGTCTCCGTCTTCGCGATCGACGAGGCGCACTGCGTCGCCCAGTGGGGCCACGACTTCCGCCCGGACTATCTGGCGCTCTCCGTGCTCGGCGAGCGCTGGCCGGACGTCCCGCGCATCGCCCTGACGGCGACCGCGACGAACGCCACGCACGAGGAGATCACCCGCCGGCTCGGCATGCCGGACGCGAAGCACTTCGTCGCCAGCTTCGACCGGCCGAACATCCAGTACCGGATCGTGCCGAAGGCCGACCCCAAGAAGCAGCTGCTCTCCTTCCTCAAGGAGGAGCACGACGGGGACGCGGGCATCGTCTACTGCCTCTCGCGCAACTCCACCGAGAAGACCGCGGAGTATCTGACCCGCAACGGCATCGACGCCGTGCCGTACCACGCGGGCCTGGACGCCTCCACCCGCGCCGCGCACCAGGCGCGGTTCCTCCGGGAGGAGGGGCTCGTCGTCGTCGCGACGATCGCGTTCGGCATGGGCATCGACAAGCCTGACGTGCGTTTCGTCGCCCACATCGACCTGCCCAAGTCCGTCGAGGGGTATTACCAGGAGACCGGCCGCGCGGGCCGTGACGGGGAGCCGTCGACGGCCTGGATGGCGTACGGACTCCAGGACGTCGTCCAGCAGCGCAAGCTCATCCAGGGCGGCGAGGGCGACGAGGCCTTCCGCCGCCGGGCCGCCTCCCATCTCGACTCGATGCTGGCCCTGTGCGAGACGGTCCAGTGCCGCAGGGCCCAGCTGCTGACCTACTTCGGCCAGGAGCCCACGGCCTCCGCCTGCGGCAACTGCGACACCTGTCTCACCCCGCCGGAGACGTGGGACGGCACGATCGTCTCCCAGAAGCTGCTCTCCACGGTGGTGCGGCTGAAGCGCGAGCGGAACCAGAAGTTCGGCGCGGGCCAGATCATCGACATCCTGCTGGGCCGCAAGACCGCGAAGGTCATCCAGTTCGACCACGACCAGCTCTCCGTCTTCGGCATCGGCGAGGAGCTGGCCGAGGCGGAGTGGCGCGGAGTGGTCCGCCAACTGCTGGCCCAGGGACTGCTGGCGGTCGAGGGCGAGTACGGCACGCTGGTCCTGACCGAGGAGAGCGCGACGGTGCTGGGCCGGGAGCGGGAGGTGCTGCTCCGCAAGGAGCCGAAGAAGCCGACGTCCCGCTCGTCGTCCTCGGCTGGCGGCGGCAGGGGCGCCAAGGGCAAGGCGGCCGCCGCCGACCTCCCCGAGTCCGCCGTCCCGGTCTTCGAGGCACTTCGCGCCTGGCGCGGGGCGACGGCGAAGGAACAGGGCGTCCCGGCGTATGTGATCTTCCACGACGCGACGCTGCGGGAGATCGCGACCCTCCACCCGACGACGGTCGGGGAGCTGGGAGGCATCAGCGGCCTGGGCGAGAAGAAGCTCGCGACGTACGGGGAGGGCGTGCTGGAGGTCCTGGCCCAGACGTCCCCCGCAGCGGCCCCGCAGACCCCTGCGGCCCCGGCCCCCGCAACCGGCACGGCGTCCCCGGCCCGCACCGCGACCCCGGCCGCCCCGCAGCACGGCGACCCCGAGTTCACCTGGGACGAGGAACCGCCCGAGTACGAGTGA
- a CDS encoding phage holin family protein, with product MSTAGRQTPTTGDEPVGVLVSRASQQISELVREEMRLARSEMAEKGRRFGKGGGLFGAAGIVGVLAAQALVATCIAALALALPLWAAALVVTAVLAAVAGAAALAGKKQVARAGTPAPEQTIDSVKADLAEVKERAHR from the coding sequence ATGAGCACAGCAGGACGGCAGACCCCCACCACCGGCGATGAGCCGGTGGGCGTTCTCGTCTCACGTGCCTCGCAGCAGATATCGGAACTGGTCCGCGAGGAAATGCGGCTGGCACGTTCGGAGATGGCGGAGAAGGGCAGGCGCTTCGGTAAGGGCGGCGGCCTGTTCGGCGCCGCGGGAATCGTCGGCGTCCTGGCGGCCCAGGCCCTCGTGGCGACCTGCATCGCCGCGCTCGCGCTGGCCCTTCCCCTGTGGGCGGCGGCGCTCGTCGTCACGGCGGTGCTGGCCGCGGTGGCCGGAGCGGCCGCCCTTGCGGGGAAGAAGCAGGTCGCCCGGGCCGGAACCCCCGCCCCTGAGCAGACCATCGACAGCGTCAAGGCCGATCTGGCCGAGGTCAAGGAGAGGGCTCACCGATGA
- a CDS encoding peptide MFS transporter: MSHSTAATEPTQPPPEDDHAFFGQPRGLMTLSGLEVWERFSFLGMQAILVLFFADTVRDGGMGMDPGTAASVSAAYGTLVYLVSVAGGWLADRILGSYRAVLYGGVLIACGHYSMAVPTDAMTWVGLGLISAGTGLLKPNVASMVGKLYRTDDERRDAGFALYYMGINIGAFAGPLITGWLGEHWSWHWGFSAAAIGMTFGLIQYVAGRRHLAGRKHAAEFALAPEAMRRAVLLIVGGAVVVALAATALALAGWLTMDRFVDVLTVVSVIAPVVYFAVMFRSPRVTAEERGRLRPYVVLFLGSVVFNFILFQAYSTMMLLASTNARTEILGFTFPASWYASALGAFEVALAPVVAAVWARMGTRQPHASNKIAFGVILGGLSFLLMVLPTSGHADDTYRMAAWWIVGSYLLLGLGDILLETSGMSATTKLAPKAFASQTMALWFLSLALANGIQAQIVKLYGEVSNPAYFGVNGAIAVAAGVAMILAAPWLKRTMHPVH; encoded by the coding sequence TTGTCCCACAGCACCGCCGCCACCGAGCCGACCCAGCCGCCGCCCGAGGACGACCACGCCTTCTTCGGGCAGCCGCGGGGCCTGATGACCCTGTCCGGCCTGGAGGTCTGGGAACGGTTCTCGTTCCTGGGCATGCAGGCCATTCTGGTGCTGTTCTTCGCCGACACCGTCAGAGACGGCGGCATGGGCATGGACCCCGGCACCGCCGCGTCCGTCTCCGCCGCCTACGGGACGCTGGTCTATCTGGTCTCCGTGGCGGGTGGCTGGCTGGCCGACCGGATCCTCGGCTCGTACCGGGCCGTGCTCTACGGCGGCGTCCTCATCGCCTGCGGCCACTACTCCATGGCCGTCCCCACCGACGCCATGACCTGGGTGGGTCTCGGCCTGATCAGCGCCGGAACGGGCCTGCTCAAGCCCAATGTGGCCTCCATGGTCGGCAAGCTCTACCGCACCGACGACGAACGGCGCGACGCCGGCTTCGCCCTCTACTACATGGGCATCAACATCGGCGCGTTCGCCGGACCGCTGATCACCGGCTGGCTCGGCGAGCACTGGAGCTGGCACTGGGGCTTCTCGGCCGCCGCGATCGGCATGACCTTCGGTCTGATCCAGTACGTCGCGGGCCGCCGTCACCTGGCCGGGCGCAAGCACGCGGCCGAGTTCGCGCTGGCCCCCGAGGCGATGCGCCGCGCGGTCCTGCTGATCGTCGGCGGGGCGGTCGTGGTCGCCCTCGCCGCCACCGCGCTGGCCCTGGCGGGCTGGCTGACGATGGACCGCTTCGTCGACGTGCTCACCGTCGTCTCGGTGATCGCCCCGGTCGTCTACTTCGCGGTGATGTTCCGCTCCCCCCGGGTCACCGCCGAGGAGCGCGGCAGGCTCCGCCCGTACGTCGTCCTCTTCCTCGGGTCCGTCGTCTTCAACTTCATCCTCTTCCAGGCGTACTCGACGATGATGCTGCTCGCGTCGACCAACGCCCGGACCGAGATCCTCGGCTTCACCTTCCCGGCCAGCTGGTACGCCTCCGCGCTCGGCGCCTTCGAGGTCGCGCTCGCCCCGGTCGTCGCCGCCGTCTGGGCCCGGATGGGCACCCGCCAGCCGCACGCCTCCAACAAGATCGCGTTCGGTGTGATCCTCGGCGGGCTCTCCTTCCTCCTGATGGTCCTGCCGACCTCCGGGCACGCCGACGACACGTACCGCATGGCGGCCTGGTGGATCGTCGGCTCGTACCTGCTGCTCGGGCTCGGCGACATCCTGCTGGAGACCTCCGGGATGTCCGCCACCACCAAGCTCGCCCCGAAGGCGTTCGCCAGCCAGACGATGGCCCTGTGGTTCCTCTCCCTCGCCCTGGCCAACGGCATCCAGGCCCAGATCGTGAAGCTGTACGGCGAGGTCTCCAACCCCGCGTACTTCGGCGTCAACGGGGCGATCGCGGTCGCGGCCGGCGTGGCGATGATCCTGGCCGCGCCCTGGCTGAAGCGCACGATGCACCCCGTCCACTGA
- a CDS encoding CocE/NonD family hydrolase: MNITTDFPYETTHEDVRIPLPDGTRLYARIWRPLTDEPVPALLEYLPYRLSDWTAPRDWQRHPWYAGHGYASVRVDVRGHGNSEGLPGDEYDAQELADGVAVIHWLAQQEWCSGRVGMFGISWGGFNSLQIAALAPEPLKAIVTVCSADDRYDNDVHYMGGSVLAVDMHAWAATMLAFVCRPPDPAQVGDEWKEMWLKRLEAVEPFSHTWLAHQSRDAYWKHGSVCEDYGAIKASVLAVGGWHDPYRDTVLRLVEHLDPGQVRGIIGPWSHQYPDRGLPPGPAIGFLQETLRWWDQHLKGKETGVMREPLLRSWISGSHPPATVYETLPGRWVGDASWPSENVNPVAYALQGGERIVASPQQTGLDAGRFFPFGNEADLPPDQRDEDAKSVSFEFPVTDAPIEILGRPRVRLRIRMDATRGQAIARLCDVAPDGASTLVTRGVLNLAARHGRDRTDDWTPGESEDVVFDLNGIGHTFPPGHRIRIAISSAYWPWIWPQAGSAGFTLDADGSFVELPVRRHTEDPAITFGEPEQSEPLGVVHPVTLEEPRPERLVVRDVAKGEWRLEVDPRYGGTRVYPDGLEFTEDALETYTIQQDDPLSARTRSDWTIRLHRPEAAWDARIETRSEIAADEHDFITSDEVICKDGEEVVFHRTWEKRIPRTAG; encoded by the coding sequence ATGAACATCACGACCGACTTCCCGTACGAGACCACCCACGAGGACGTCCGCATCCCGCTGCCCGACGGCACCCGGCTCTACGCCCGGATCTGGCGGCCGCTGACCGACGAACCGGTCCCCGCCCTCCTGGAGTACCTGCCCTACCGGCTCAGCGACTGGACCGCGCCCCGCGACTGGCAGCGCCACCCCTGGTACGCGGGCCACGGCTACGCCTCCGTACGGGTCGACGTCCGGGGGCACGGCAACAGCGAGGGGCTGCCGGGCGACGAGTACGACGCGCAGGAGCTGGCCGACGGGGTCGCCGTCATCCACTGGCTGGCCCAGCAGGAGTGGTGCTCGGGCCGGGTCGGGATGTTCGGGATCTCCTGGGGCGGCTTCAACTCGCTCCAGATCGCCGCGCTCGCCCCCGAGCCGCTGAAGGCGATCGTCACCGTCTGCTCGGCCGACGACCGCTACGACAACGACGTCCACTACATGGGCGGCTCGGTCCTCGCCGTGGACATGCACGCCTGGGCGGCCACCATGCTCGCCTTCGTCTGCCGCCCGCCGGACCCGGCGCAGGTCGGCGACGAGTGGAAGGAGATGTGGCTGAAGCGACTGGAGGCGGTCGAGCCCTTCAGCCACACCTGGCTCGCCCACCAGAGCCGCGACGCCTACTGGAAGCACGGCAGCGTCTGCGAGGACTACGGCGCGATCAAGGCGAGCGTCCTGGCGGTCGGAGGCTGGCACGACCCGTACCGCGACACCGTCCTGCGGCTCGTCGAGCACCTCGACCCCGGTCAGGTGCGGGGGATCATCGGGCCGTGGTCGCACCAGTACCCTGACCGCGGCCTGCCGCCGGGGCCCGCGATCGGCTTCCTCCAGGAGACGCTGCGCTGGTGGGACCAGCACCTCAAGGGAAAGGAGACGGGCGTGATGCGGGAGCCGCTGCTGCGGTCCTGGATCAGCGGCTCGCACCCGCCCGCCACGGTGTACGAGACGCTGCCCGGCCGCTGGGTCGGGGACGCCTCCTGGCCCTCGGAGAACGTGAACCCGGTGGCGTACGCCCTCCAGGGCGGCGAGCGGATCGTCGCCTCGCCGCAGCAGACCGGCCTGGACGCGGGCCGCTTCTTCCCGTTCGGCAACGAGGCGGACCTGCCCCCGGACCAGCGGGACGAGGACGCCAAATCGGTGTCGTTCGAATTCCCCGTCACGGACGCGCCGATCGAGATCCTCGGCCGCCCCCGGGTGAGGCTCCGCATCCGGATGGACGCAACCCGCGGCCAGGCCATCGCCCGGCTCTGCGACGTCGCCCCCGACGGCGCCTCGACGCTCGTCACCCGGGGCGTCCTCAACCTCGCCGCCCGGCACGGCCGCGACCGCACCGACGACTGGACGCCCGGCGAGAGTGAGGACGTGGTCTTCGACCTCAACGGCATCGGGCACACCTTCCCGCCCGGCCACCGCATCCGGATCGCGATCTCGTCCGCGTACTGGCCCTGGATCTGGCCCCAGGCCGGTTCGGCGGGCTTCACCCTGGACGCCGACGGGAGCTTCGTCGAGCTGCCGGTGCGCCGCCACACCGAGGACCCGGCGATCACCTTCGGCGAACCGGAACAGTCCGAACCGCTCGGCGTGGTCCACCCGGTCACCCTGGAGGAGCCGCGCCCCGAACGCCTCGTCGTCCGGGATGTCGCCAAGGGCGAATGGCGCCTGGAGGTCGATCCCCGCTACGGCGGCACGCGCGTCTACCCCGACGGCCTCGAATTCACCGAGGACGCCCTGGAGACGTACACGATCCAGCAGGACGACCCGCTCTCCGCACGGACCCGCAGCGACTGGACGATCCGGCTGCACCGTCCCGAGGCGGCCTGGGACGCACGGATCGAGACCCGCTCCGAGATCGCGGCCGACGAGCACGATTTCATCACCTCCGACGAGGTGATCTGCAAGGACGGCGAGGAGGTCGTCTTCCACCGCACCTGGGAGAAGCGCATTCCGCGCACGGCGGGCTGA